DNA sequence from the Raineyella sp. LH-20 genome:
CTCGTCCGGACTGAACCGGGCCGGCCGGGTCGGCGCATTGTCCACGGAGGGCCGGATCACGCCGTCCTCGAACGCGTCGAAGTCCACGTCGAGGAGATAGAAGCCGAGCTGGCCGGGGATCTCGCACATCGTCAGCAGCCGGACGTCGTCGCGGGCCTGCTCGGTGCTCACCCCGAACTCCCGGGCGACCTCCTCCACCGTCGTCTCCATCTGGCCACGCAGCCAGGTGCTCAGGGCGAGCAGTCGCGGGACCTGCTCAGCGGCGGTGCTCATCATCGTCTCCTTCCGCCAACAGGGCGGTGAGGTGCTCGACCAGCTGCGTACGCAGCGCGGGCGGAGACAGCACCATGACGTCGGTGCCGAGCATCGCCAGCTCACCGACGAAGCCCTGCCGGTAGGCGTACGACACCCGCCAGGCGCGATACCCGGGCGGCGCCGACGTATCGGCGACAGTCAGCGGCCGGTGCAGCGCGGCCTCCCGGCCGACCCGGACGGCGACCACGGCCTCGTCCTCCGTACGCTGTGAGGAGACCTCGCTGGCGAGCTGACGCACCGCCTCCGGATCGGGCTCGGGGAAGGCGAAGTTGGCCTTCCCGGGCTTCACCGTGCCGCGGATCCGGGCCAGTTTGAACCGGCGGGTGGCGTGGCGGTCGAGGTCGGCCCCGACCATGTACCACTGGCCGTGGGCCATCGCCAGGCCCCACGGCTCGACGTGGCGGGTGCCGCGGCCGGTGTAGTCGAAACTGACCCGGCGCCGGTTGGTGATCGCGTCGCGCAGCACCGCCAGTCCCTGGGTGGCGGCCGGCCGGGTGTCGGCGACGTCGCTCGGGGCGAAGAGCGACGCGAGCGCTTCGGTGTCCGGCTCGACGCCGATCGAACGCAGCTTCATCAGGGCACGCTGCGAGGAGGCGGCCATCCCGGCCTCGCGCCAGGTGCGCGCCGCGAGGGCGACCGCGGCAGCCTCCTCCGCAGTGAGATCGACAGGAGCCAGGGCGAAGTCGCCGACCGTGAGGCGGTAGCCCTCGTCCTCCCCGATGCCGCTGGTCTCGATCGGCAGGCCCATCTCCACCCGCAACGCCCGCTTGTCGCGCTCGAACGCCTGGTTGAACGCCGCGTCCGACAGGCCGGCATAACCGTCGACGAGCTGACGGATCCGCGCCTTGGTCAGCGGTTGCGGAGCACCGAGCAGGAGCATCGTCAGCACGACCCGGCGTTCGGCGTTGTTCGGCGCCATCCTCGCTCCCCTGTCCCCCCGGTCTACCCTTCACTGCGAGACTAACAGCCCGCCTGCGACCACCGGAGGAGCTTCCCGTGACCACGCCGACACCGTCCGATCCCGGCGTGACGGGACGCCCATGGCCCGGGGCCGGACGGTTCGCGCCGAGCCCGACCTCGGACCTGCACGTCGGCAACCTGCGTACCGCGCTGCTCGCCTGGCTGTTCGCCCGGCACAGCGGCCGACGGTTCCTGGTGCGGATCGAGGACCTGGACACCGCTCGGGTGGCCCACGACCCCGCGGTGGCCGAGCGCCAGCTGACGGATCTGCACGCCCTGGGTCTGGACTGGGACGGCGAGGTGGTCCGGCAGTCGCAGCGGCTGGAAGCGTACGCCGCAGCGGTCGCCCGGCTGTCCGAGAGCCCCGGCAGCTATCCCTGTTTCTGCAGCCGTCGCGAGATCGCCGAGGCGGTGAGTGCGCCGCACGCCCCGCCCGGCGCCTACCCCGGCACCTGCCGGCGGCTCACCGCCATCGAACAGTCGGAGCGGGCGGCCCGGCGTCCCGCCGCGCTGCGGGTGCGGGGCGGCGACGTCACCGTCGAGGTGGTCGACACGCTCGCCGGACGGTTCGGCGGGCCGGTGGACGACTTCGTCCTGCGGCGCAACGACGGGGCGTACGCCTACAACCTCGCCGTGGTCGTCGACGATCTCGCGCAGGGTGTCGACCAGGTGGTGCGGGGCGACGACCTGCTGTCGTCCGCCCCGCGCCAGGCGTGGCTCACCGAGCAGTTGGGCGGCCGGACACCGACGTACGCGCACGTTCCGCTGGTGGTGAACCGTCACGGCCAGCGGCTGGCCAAGCGCGACGGGGCGGTGACGCTGAGCCGCCTGGCGACCCGTGGGATCGGAGCCGACGCGGTGCGATCCATGCTCGGCGCCTCGCTCGGGCTGGCCGAGGCCGGCGAGCCCGTCACGGCCGCCGAGCTGCTGGCTCGGTTCGATCCGGCGGCCCTTCCCCGTGCGCCCTGGGTGTGGGACCTGGACGCCTGAGTCGCCGGCCCCGGTCAGGACGCCTGCAGGATGTCCACCACGTAGACGAGGGTGGCACCGGCCGGGATGCCCAGCTCCGGAGCACCGTCCGGGTAGGCCTCCGAGGCGGGGGCGACGATCAGGATCCGGCTGCCGACCGTCTGGCCGGCCAGCGCGGTCTGCCAGCCCTTGATCAGGGTGGACAGCTGCCCGGACTGGGGCGCCGCGGGCACCTGCTGACCGTTCACCGTCGTCGGGGCGTACGAGTCGTCGACCTGCTTGGCGCCGTCCCACAGCCAGGCCCGGTAGTTGACCGTGACGGTCGAGTCGGCGGTCACCTTGTCGCCCTTGCCCTTGATCAGCGGCTGGACGAGGAGCTGGCCCGGGGCGGCGCCGGAGGGGATGGAGATCTTCGGATCGTTCACCGGTCCGCTGACCGTGGGCTGGCCGGAGGGCTGGCTCACCGTGTCGCCCTGCGGGCCGCTGAGCGGCACGCTGACGATGTCGACCACGAAGACGAGGGTGTCGCCGGCCTGGATGCCCGCCTGCGGGTTGCCGCCGCTGGAGTCGTAGCCGTCCTTGCCGGGGATGGCGAGCAGCACCCGGGACCCCTGCTTCTTGCCGACCAGGCCCTTGGAGAATCCGGGGATCACGCCGTTGAGCGGGAACGCGGTCGGCTTGCCGTTCGCGTACGACGCGTCGAAGACCTCACCGGTGCGGCCGTTGAGTCCCTGGTAATGGACGGTGACGGTCATGTCGGCGGTCACCTCCGGTCCGGTGCCGTCGCTCAGCACCTTCGACAGGGTGTCGCCGACGGTGAACGGGGTGAACGTGACCGTCGGGGACTCGCCGAACGTGCCACCGACGGAGACGCCGTCCAGGGTGGTCACCTGAGCCGGCTCGGGCGCCGCGGAGGCGGACGCGCTGGGCGAGGCGGTCGGGGAGTTCGCCCCGGACCCCTGCGAACAGCCGGCCAGACCGAGGCCGAGGGCCAGGACGGCGGCGAGCAGAGCCGTGCGGGCAGGGCGGGGGCGGAGGAAGTCCATCACGTCGGGCAGCCTACCGTCCCCTCCGCGTCACCAGGACGGGTCGGTCAGCGACGCGATCAGGGCGTCGACGCGCTCGTCGGTCTCCCGGAACGGGTCGCGCAGGGTCAGCGCGCGGGTCTGGTTGCCGCGGTTGACCCGCAGATGCATCCAGTCGGCGAGGTAGTCGACCTCCGCGGCCCGGGCGGCGTCGATGAAGGCGCCACGCAGCCGCGCCCGGGTGGCGGGAGGCGTGGTCAGCGCCCGCTCGACAGCGGCGTCATCGACGACCCGGCTCACCTCACCATGGGCATCGAGGAGGCGGAACAGGCCGCGTCCCTCGGCGATGTCGTGGTAGGCGACGTCCAGCTGTGCCAGCCGGGGGCTGTCCAGCGCCAGGCCGTGACGATCCGCGTAGCGGGTGATCAACTTGTACTTGATCGCCCAGTCGATGTCCCGTGACAGGGTGTCCAGGTCGCCCGCGTCGACGGCGTCGAGCGTCCTTCGCCACAGCCCGAGGGCCTGCTCCAGCGCCGGTGAGAAGGCACCGAGCCGGTCGCGGTGGTCGAGGACCGCCTGCAGGTAGGCCCGCTGCAGGTCGAGCGCGGTGACCGTCCGCCCGGAGGCGAGGGCGACCGGCGTACGACCGGTCAGGTCGCGGGAGATCTGGCGGATGGCGAGATTGGGGTTGTCGAGGGTCAGATCGGGCAACGCCACCCGCGCCTCGACGAGCCGCAGCACCAGCTCGGTCGCCCCCACCTTGAGCAGCGTGGTGGTCTGTGACATCGACGAGTCACCGACGATGACGTGCAGCCGGCGGTAGAGCTCCGGATCGCCGTGCGGCTCGTCGCGGGTGTTGATCATCGGCCGTGACCGGGTGGTGGCCGAGGAGACGGTGTCCCACATCTGGTCGGCCCGCTGGCTGAGCTGGAACGTCGTCGGGTGGTGCGCCCCCGGCGCGTGGTCGGGGCGCTCGTAGAGCTGGGTCCGGGACAGGTGGCCGGCGCCGGCGATCAGCTGCCGGCTGACCAGGAACGGCAGGATGATCCGGTAGTAGCGGTTGATGTCCACCGCCCGGTCGACGAGGTAGTTCTCGTGACAGCCGTACGAGTTGCCGGCGGAGTCGACGTTGTTCTTGAACAGGAAGATGTCGACCGGGGTGCCGTCGGCGGCGAGCTGGTCGGCGGCCAGCCGGCGCAGGTCCTCGACCAGCCGGTTGCCGACCGCGTCGTGGGCGACCAGGTCGTACAGGTCGTCGCACTCGGCGGTCGCGTACTCGGGGTGCGACCCGACGTCGAGGTAGATCCGCGCCCCGTTCCCGAGGAACACGTTGCTGGACCTGCCCCAGGCGATCATCCCGCGGAACATCTGCCGGGCGACCTCCTCCGGCCCGACCCGTCGGGAACCGCGGGGCCGGCTGGTCAGCCCGTACTCCGTCTCCAGCCCGTAGATCCGCCGGGTCCGCGCCTCGCCGGGCGTCGGTGTCATCTCCGGGCCCTCGTCACATCCCGACCAGGTCGAGCAGCTTGCCCAGTTCCTCGCGGGTCAGGTCACGCATCTCACCGGGCTGCAGCCGGCCGAGTCGCACCGGCCCGATCGCGATCCGGGTGAGCTTCAGCACCGGGTGGCCGAAGGCCTCCATCATCCGCCGGACCACCCGGTTGCGGCCCTCGTGCAGAGTGATCTGCAGCAGGGTCGCGTCCGGCTGGGTCTGCATCAGCTTGACCTTGTCGGGGCGCACCGGTCCGTCCTCGAGGGTGATGCCCCGCTGGATCCGCTTCAACGTGTGCGCCGAGACCTGGCCGAGCACCTGGGCGACGTACGTCTTCGGTACCTCGTACGAGGGGTGGGCCAGCCGGTGGGCGAACTCCCCGTCGTTGGTGAGGATGATCAGGCCCTCGGTCTCGGTGTCGAGCCGTCCGACATGGAAGAGGCGTACGTTGCGCCGGTCGATGTAGTCGCTGAGGGTCTCGCGGCCCTCCGGGTCGTCCATCGTCGAGACGACACCGCGCGGCTTGTTGAGCACGGTGTAGACGTGGCGGCGGGCGGTCGGGATGCGGGACCCGTCGACGCGGATCTCGTCCTTCTCCGGGTCGACGCGTCGGCCCTGTTCGGTGACCAGCTCGCCGTTCACCTCGACCCGGCCGTCGGCGATCAACTGTTCGCTGGCTCGGCGGGACGCGATGCCGGCCTGGGCGAGGACCTTCTGGAGACGGATGCCGCCCTGCTCGTCGTCGGTGTCGTCGGTGTCGGTCATCGCTCTCCTCGGATGGGGGTTCGGGCTCGGTCGCGGCCGGCCGGTGTGCCGGCGGTGCCGTGGTGCCGTACGGACACGGGTGGGCGCCGTTCGGCGGAGATTCGGGGACGATCAGCAGCGGTGGGCGGTCGGGTGGCGGACAGGCCGGCGATCACCGCTCAGGACCCGAGGCGGGCCAGCACCTCCCGGGCGAGGGACCGATAGGCCTCGGCGCCGGGCGAGCTGGACGCGTACGTCGTGATCGGCTCCCCCGCCACGGTGGTCTCGGGGAACTTGACCGTACGGCGGATGACGGTGTGGAAGACCTCGTCACCGAAGGCGTCGACGACGGTCTGCAGCACCTCGCGGGCGTGCAGCGTACGGCCGTCGTACATCGTGCCGAGCAGACCGAGCACGGTCAGCCGCGGGTTGAGCCGGTCCTGGATCTTGGCGATGGTGTCGGTCAGCAGCGCCACACCGCGCAGCGCGAAGAACTCGCACTCCAGCGGGATCACCACGGTGTCGGCGGCGGTGAGCGCGTTGACGGTGAGCAGGCCCAGCGAGGGGGCGCAGTCGATCAGGATCACGTCGTACTCGGCGCGCAGCGGCTCGAGCACCCGGGACAGGGTCAGCTCGCGGGCCACCTCGGCGACCAGCTGGATCTCGGCGGCCGACAGGTCGATGTTGCTGGGGAGGATGTCCATCCCCTCCACCGGCGACTCGGCGATGACGTCCTCGGACGTCACCCCGGAGCCGAGCAGGAGGTTGTAGACGCT
Encoded proteins:
- a CDS encoding helix-turn-helix transcriptional regulator, which translates into the protein MAPNNAERRVVLTMLLLGAPQPLTKARIRQLVDGYAGLSDAAFNQAFERDKRALRVEMGLPIETSGIGEDEGYRLTVGDFALAPVDLTAEEAAAVALAARTWREAGMAASSQRALMKLRSIGVEPDTEALASLFAPSDVADTRPAATQGLAVLRDAITNRRRVSFDYTGRGTRHVEPWGLAMAHGQWYMVGADLDRHATRRFKLARIRGTVKPGKANFAFPEPDPEAVRQLASEVSSQRTEDEAVVAVRVGREAALHRPLTVADTSAPPGYRAWRVSYAYRQGFVGELAMLGTDVMVLSPPALRTQLVEHLTALLAEGDDDEHRR
- the gluQRS gene encoding tRNA glutamyl-Q(34) synthetase GluQRS, translated to MTTPTPSDPGVTGRPWPGAGRFAPSPTSDLHVGNLRTALLAWLFARHSGRRFLVRIEDLDTARVAHDPAVAERQLTDLHALGLDWDGEVVRQSQRLEAYAAAVARLSESPGSYPCFCSRREIAEAVSAPHAPPGAYPGTCRRLTAIEQSERAARRPAALRVRGGDVTVEVVDTLAGRFGGPVDDFVLRRNDGAYAYNLAVVVDDLAQGVDQVVRGDDLLSSAPRQAWLTEQLGGRTPTYAHVPLVVNRHGQRLAKRDGAVTLSRLATRGIGADAVRSMLGASLGLAEAGEPVTAAELLARFDPAALPRAPWVWDLDA
- a CDS encoding FKBP-type peptidyl-prolyl cis-trans isomerase, whose protein sequence is MDFLRPRPARTALLAAVLALGLGLAGCSQGSGANSPTASPSASASAAPEPAQVTTLDGVSVGGTFGESPTVTFTPFTVGDTLSKVLSDGTGPEVTADMTVTVHYQGLNGRTGEVFDASYANGKPTAFPLNGVIPGFSKGLVGKKQGSRVLLAIPGKDGYDSSGGNPQAGIQAGDTLVFVVDIVSVPLSGPQGDTVSQPSGQPTVSGPVNDPKISIPSGAAPGQLLVQPLIKGKGDKVTADSTVTVNYRAWLWDGAKQVDDSYAPTTVNGQQVPAAPQSGQLSTLIKGWQTALAGQTVGSRILIVAPASEAYPDGAPELGIPAGATLVYVVDILQAS
- the pafA gene encoding Pup--protein ligase, encoding MTPTPGEARTRRIYGLETEYGLTSRPRGSRRVGPEEVARQMFRGMIAWGRSSNVFLGNGARIYLDVGSHPEYATAECDDLYDLVAHDAVGNRLVEDLRRLAADQLAADGTPVDIFLFKNNVDSAGNSYGCHENYLVDRAVDINRYYRIILPFLVSRQLIAGAGHLSRTQLYERPDHAPGAHHPTTFQLSQRADQMWDTVSSATTRSRPMINTRDEPHGDPELYRRLHVIVGDSSMSQTTTLLKVGATELVLRLVEARVALPDLTLDNPNLAIRQISRDLTGRTPVALASGRTVTALDLQRAYLQAVLDHRDRLGAFSPALEQALGLWRRTLDAVDAGDLDTLSRDIDWAIKYKLITRYADRHGLALDSPRLAQLDVAYHDIAEGRGLFRLLDAHGEVSRVVDDAAVERALTTPPATRARLRGAFIDAARAAEVDYLADWMHLRVNRGNQTRALTLRDPFRETDERVDALIASLTDPSW
- a CDS encoding pseudouridine synthase, encoding MTDTDDTDDEQGGIRLQKVLAQAGIASRRASEQLIADGRVEVNGELVTEQGRRVDPEKDEIRVDGSRIPTARRHVYTVLNKPRGVVSTMDDPEGRETLSDYIDRRNVRLFHVGRLDTETEGLIILTNDGEFAHRLAHPSYEVPKTYVAQVLGQVSAHTLKRIQRGITLEDGPVRPDKVKLMQTQPDATLLQITLHEGRNRVVRRMMEAFGHPVLKLTRIAIGPVRLGRLQPGEMRDLTREELGKLLDLVGM
- a CDS encoding ParA family protein encodes the protein MFDVDALDTDESGNGPTGRPWPDLPIPTLPGDGPKHATIIAMCNQKGGVGKTTTTINLGAALVETGRKVLLVDLDPQGSLSVGLGINPHTLELSVYNLLLGSGVTSEDVIAESPVEGMDILPSNIDLSAAEIQLVAEVARELTLSRVLEPLRAEYDVILIDCAPSLGLLTVNALTAADTVVIPLECEFFALRGVALLTDTIAKIQDRLNPRLTVLGLLGTMYDGRTLHAREVLQTVVDAFGDEVFHTVIRRTVKFPETTVAGEPITTYASSSPGAEAYRSLAREVLARLGS